A genome region from Eurosta solidaginis isolate ZX-2024a chromosome 2, ASM4086904v1, whole genome shotgun sequence includes the following:
- the LOC137239072 gene encoding uncharacterized protein, giving the protein MLLLRLLMLCRQAYTLEKVKYISSGSRIFTLACLGPRYFCVSERVLYQVRNMKRRTFYNLCSQENQEFKRSVAEYANISKFARADADFNAVATDVWDTTSESSFCRQESSECATDAENTFDSFPSELSTAEKLYYIKSWAMRHNITQEALNDLVRTLLIIGVKNLPLSAQTILETPKNSVEVQNILGGEFAYYGIQSYFESRLFLKNATQVLIDVGIDGLKPFESSKRVLWPILGSIVGNAIERPFLIACFSGKQKPTNANGFLKDFAEEVSLLRINGLKVGSFPDLKRFDVHLFICDSPARAFISGVQGHSGKHSCPKCCQICELRTDLSFKNRLDKEHHNLQQQSVLEAANFRMVSQFPLDPMHLVDLGVTKKLLQQLVNKGNIAEMNTRANLVDEFASNYIATNPHVVDVAQHSEPFPSKLYAKNANLRHPSSATTSEPYTPKFRRFNLSKGFNATNAHLVDVALHSEPFPSSSKAINNNFNNSSSSSTNRTHNKLIDLLPSNSDSANADFIDVAQHSASFHSSLNTTSTVLNNAATSLTNEGTFPTTNENIMAILQTILQKHIDLEFRLTKIEEKLPELAEVMAIYKVMRDSKVLIKKTHKIVCRISGETENDTHTELSIVMPLTSLDSVYDIEKKLDSDDYQESMKSYIFMLKGALSDIIGVMRKLFSDNVLFNFNWDGVQGKRSVSKLKLVNGVLFDVFKLQERINFEDSMRRCLTLSHNRHKQRRYLINKSSSATA; this is encoded by the exons ATGCTTCTGCTGAGACTTCTAATGCTTTGCAG gCAAGCATATACTTTGGAAAAGGTTAAGTATATCAGCAGTGGAAGCAGAATTTTTACGCTCGCGTGTTTGGGTCCGCGCTATTTTTGTGTTTCTGAACGTGTCCTATATCAGGTAAGAAATATGAAGAGAAGAACGTTTTATAACCTTTGCAGTCAGGAAAATCAAGAATTTAAGCGCAGTGTAGCCGAATACgccaatatttcaaaatttgctcgGGCAGATGCTGATTTTAATGCAGTTGCGACAGATGTGTGGGACACCACCTCCGAAAGCTCTTTCTGCCGTCAGGAATCTTCTGAATGTGCAACAGATGCTGAGAATACGTTCGACAGCTTCCCTTCTGAACTTTCGACTGCAGAAAAATTGTATTATATAAAGTCATGGGCCATGCGACATAATATTACCCAAGAAGCATTAAATGATCTCGTTCGGACCTTATTAATTATTGGGGTGAAAAATCTGCCGCTGTCGGCACAGACAATTCTTGAAACACCCAAAAATAGTGTGGAAGTACAGAATATTCTCGGTGGTGAGTTTGCATACTATGGCATTCAGTCCTACTTCGAGTCAAGGTTGTTTCTAAAAAACGCTACACAAGTATTAATAGATGTGGGAATTGATGGTCTCAAACCATTTGAAAGTTCGAAGAGAGTGCTATGGCCGATTCTAGGATCAATTGTCGGTAATGCAATTGAGCGTCCTTTTTTGATTGCGTGTTTTtcaggaaaacaaaaaccaacaaacgcaaacggttttttGAAAGACTTCGCGGAGGAAGTTAGTCTATTAAGGATAAATGGCTTGAAAGTAGGCTCATTCCCCGATTTGAAACGGTTTGATGTTCATCTATTTATATGCGATTCACCCGCACGAGCTTTTATTTCTGGAGTACAAGGACATAgcggaaaacacagttgtcctaagTGTTGCCAG ATATGTGAGTTGCGAACCGACTTATCCTTTAAGAACAGACTTGACAAGGAACACCATAACTTACAACAACAAAGTGTGCTTGAGGCAGCAAACTTTCGTATGGTATCCCAATTCCCCCTAGATCCAATGCATCTTGTTGATCTAGGCGTGACAAAAAAACTGCTTCAGCAATTGGTTAACAAGGGAAACATTGCTGAAATGAATACAAG GGCAAATTTGGTCGATGAATTTGCTTCGAATTATATTGCAACAAACCCCCATGTCGTggatgtagcacaacacagcgaACCGTTTCCATCTAAATTATATGCAAAGAACGCCAATCTCCGTCATCCGTCTAGCGCCACAACCAGCGAACCATATACGCCAAAATTCCGAAGGTTTAACTTGTCAAAGGGCTTCAATGCAACAAATGCGCATTTGGTCGATGTAGCACTACACAGCGAACCGTTTCCATCTAGCTCAAAAGCTATAAACAACAATTTCAATAATTCGTCCAGCTCTAGTACCAACCGAACACACAACAAATTGATTGATTTACTTCCCTCCAATTCCGATTCAGCAAACGCCGATTTCAtcgatgtagcacaacacagcgcgTCCTTTCACTCTTCCTTAAATACAACGAGTACCGTTTTGAATAATGCGGCTACTTCCTTAACCAACGAAGGAACATTCCCTACAACAAACGAAAATATAATGGCAatactacaaacaatattacagaagcatatcgacctggaatttagattgactaagattgaagaaaag CTTCCAGAATTGGCAGAAGTCATGGCTATCTATAAGGTCATGCGTGACTCAAAAGTTCTGattaagaaaacgcacaaaatagtatgccgtatcagcggagaaacggaaaatgatactcacaccgaactctctatcgttatgccactaacatcgctggattcagtttatgacattgagaaaaagttggactcagatgattatcaagaatcaatg aaatcatATATCTTTATGCTGAAAGGTGCATTATCAGACATTATTGGAGTAATGAGAAAACTTTTCTCTGACaacgttcttttcaattttaactggGACGGAGTACAGGGCAAACGATCTGTATCTAAACTGAAACTCGTGAACGGCGTACTTTTTG ACGTTTTCAAACTGCAAGAGAGGATCAACTTCGAAGACAGCATGAGACGGTGTTTAACGCTGAGCCACAACCGGCATAAACAAAGGCGGTATCTGATCAATAAATCCAGCTCTGCAACAGCATAA